One genomic region from Evansella sp. LMS18 encodes:
- the phnE gene encoding phosphonate ABC transporter, permease protein PhnE, whose product MTWFNKKSLIYIVILIALTWWSMNITGFELEKFANFSNMISFIETRFLPPDWAILPLLIRESLITLGIAFLGTFFALLVAIPLSFAAANNTSRNNYIYYFSRFSLSGLRSVPEIVFGLLFVVVIGLGPFAAVLAILLHNIGVLGKLISELIEASDRGPQEAMKSVGATHGIGSLFAIIPQIWPNVLSNYFYRFEVAIRTSLILGFVGGGGLGQQIFNQYQSFYYQGMAVSIVLIMVLVIIVDMFGSFVRKRII is encoded by the coding sequence TTGACCTGGTTTAATAAGAAAAGTTTAATTTACATAGTTATATTGATTGCACTTACATGGTGGAGCATGAATATCACCGGCTTTGAACTGGAGAAGTTTGCAAATTTCTCTAATATGATCTCGTTTATTGAAACAAGATTTCTTCCCCCTGACTGGGCAATACTTCCGCTGCTTATCCGGGAAAGCCTGATAACCTTAGGGATAGCATTTCTGGGGACTTTCTTCGCCCTTCTAGTTGCTATTCCTCTTAGTTTTGCAGCTGCGAATAATACGAGCAGAAATAATTATATTTATTATTTCAGCCGTTTTTCCCTGTCAGGGCTCCGGTCCGTGCCGGAAATTGTATTCGGATTATTGTTTGTCGTAGTGATTGGACTAGGGCCTTTCGCGGCGGTGCTGGCCATACTTCTTCATAATATCGGAGTGCTTGGGAAGTTAATTTCTGAGCTGATCGAGGCTTCAGACCGTGGGCCTCAGGAAGCGATGAAATCAGTGGGAGCAACCCATGGCATTGGTAGTCTCTTTGCGATTATTCCACAAATCTGGCCAAATGTTCTGTCTAATTATTTTTACCGGTTCGAAGTAGCGATACGTACATCCCTTATCCTGGGTTTTGTTGGCGGTGGAGGTCTTGGACAGCAAATATTTAACCAGTACCAGAGCTTTTACTATCAGGGAATGGCTGTATCAATCGTCTTGATTATGGTGCTCGTCATAATCGTAGACATGTTCGGTTCTTTTGTCCGGAAGAGAATTATCTAG